A window of the Constrictibacter sp. MBR-5 genome harbors these coding sequences:
- a CDS encoding ion channel produces the protein MARIAMTAGVRILVIVLVALMTHFVEVAVYAGAYALASGALALGDFGGRTIADPLDYFYFSIVSYTSLGLGDVFPSGHLQFITGVEALNGLLLIAWSGSFIYIAMGHLWPWQPCTEPGGLAADRKPGGNAP, from the coding sequence ATGGCGCGCATCGCAATGACCGCCGGCGTGCGTATTCTGGTCATCGTCCTGGTGGCGCTGATGACCCACTTCGTCGAGGTGGCTGTGTACGCGGGTGCCTATGCGCTCGCCAGTGGTGCGCTTGCCCTCGGCGACTTCGGCGGTCGGACCATCGCTGATCCGCTCGACTATTTCTATTTTTCGATCGTGAGCTATACCTCGCTGGGACTCGGCGACGTCTTTCCCAGCGGCCACCTTCAATTCATCACCGGTGTCGAGGCCTTGAACGGTCTCCTGTTGATCGCCTGGTCGGGCTCTTTCATCTATATCGCCATGGGGCATCTCTGGCCCTGGCAGCCTTGCACCGAGCCGGGCGGCCTCGCTGCGGATAGGAAGCCCGGCGGAAATGCGCCATGA
- the glgX gene encoding glycogen debranching protein GlgX yields the protein MADDKAAGAPVGVHGRRQAPPPSHEPAQAASTPAEPDSGPVRIDRGEPLPLGLHDCRDGLNIAVFSRHATAMTLLLYETAAGTQPSARFPLDARCHRTGDIWHASLTGDLRGKLYALQADGPRSRAGGDEFDPHRTLLDPYAAAVTDLSAGSRGRCVIADQRFDWADEAPLRHPWSETILYETHVRGLTIDPSSGVRRPGEYLGVVEKIPYLRELGVTAIELMPVQAFDPDAVEGLNPLRGERLRDYWGYNPVALFAPMPGYAGDVAPGGELVAFKTMVRELHRAGIEVILDVVFNHTGEGGKNGPTYSFRGLDNSIYYVLTPDGEYVDYTGCGNTLNCNHPVVRSMVVDCLRHWVIHCHVDGFRFDLASVLGRDEQGNLLANPPLLEQIAEDPILRDVKLIAEAWDAGGAFQVGRFPGRRWAEWNCHFRDDVRRFWRGDPGMTGAFATRLAGSSDLYQHGGETPLNSVNFITSHDGFTLNDLVSYARKHNEANGEDDRDGLDENYSDNNGAEGPTDDPHIDAMRLRQIRNLLATLLLSRGVPMLLGGDEFRRSQAGNNNAYCQDNAISWYDWSLAERNGELVQFVRRLIALRKAHPVLRSESFYTDGEINWFGPAGQEPDWNGADNRLGCLVRGSDVALCLLFNASPVRCRFVVPAPPGRGWEVVIDTSKEQTTADTSFGAGHRMNAAGEIWLDACTTVVAVSRSKEA from the coding sequence ATGGCTGACGACAAGGCCGCCGGAGCGCCCGTCGGTGTCCATGGGAGGCGTCAGGCGCCGCCTCCATCACACGAACCGGCACAGGCAGCTTCCACACCGGCGGAGCCGGACAGCGGCCCCGTCCGGATCGACCGCGGTGAGCCGCTGCCGCTCGGGCTGCACGATTGCCGCGACGGCTTGAACATCGCGGTGTTCAGCCGGCACGCCACGGCCATGACCCTGCTTCTATACGAGACGGCCGCCGGGACCCAGCCGAGCGCCCGGTTCCCTCTCGATGCCCGGTGTCACCGGACCGGCGACATCTGGCATGCCAGCTTGACGGGAGACCTTCGCGGGAAGCTCTATGCTCTGCAGGCCGACGGGCCTCGTTCGCGGGCTGGCGGAGACGAGTTCGATCCTCATCGAACGCTGCTCGATCCCTACGCCGCCGCCGTCACAGACCTGTCCGCCGGTTCGCGTGGCCGCTGCGTCATCGCCGACCAGCGCTTCGACTGGGCTGACGAGGCACCGCTCCGCCATCCCTGGAGCGAGACGATCCTCTACGAGACCCACGTGCGCGGGCTCACGATCGACCCGTCCTCCGGAGTCCGCCGACCGGGGGAATATCTCGGCGTCGTCGAGAAGATCCCCTATCTGCGGGAGCTCGGCGTCACGGCGATCGAGCTGATGCCGGTCCAGGCCTTCGACCCGGATGCGGTCGAAGGGCTCAACCCGCTGAGAGGCGAGCGGCTGCGCGATTATTGGGGCTACAATCCCGTCGCCCTGTTTGCACCTATGCCGGGCTATGCCGGCGATGTCGCGCCGGGCGGCGAGCTCGTCGCCTTCAAGACCATGGTCCGGGAGCTTCACCGGGCAGGCATCGAGGTCATCCTCGACGTCGTCTTCAACCACACGGGGGAAGGAGGGAAGAACGGTCCGACCTACAGCTTTCGGGGGCTCGACAATTCGATCTACTACGTCCTGACGCCCGATGGGGAATACGTGGACTATACCGGCTGCGGCAACACGCTGAACTGCAACCATCCGGTGGTGCGCAGCATGGTCGTCGACTGCCTGCGGCACTGGGTGATCCACTGCCACGTCGACGGCTTCCGCTTCGACCTCGCTTCGGTGCTCGGGCGGGATGAGCAAGGCAACCTGCTGGCGAACCCGCCTCTGCTCGAACAGATCGCCGAGGACCCGATCCTGCGCGACGTCAAGCTGATCGCCGAAGCCTGGGACGCCGGAGGCGCCTTCCAGGTCGGCCGCTTCCCCGGCCGCCGCTGGGCCGAATGGAACTGCCATTTCCGCGACGATGTTCGCCGCTTCTGGCGCGGTGACCCGGGCATGACGGGCGCCTTCGCGACCAGGCTCGCCGGCAGCAGCGATCTCTACCAGCACGGCGGCGAAACCCCCCTCAACAGTGTCAACTTCATCACCAGCCATGACGGCTTCACGCTCAACGACCTGGTCAGCTATGCGCGCAAGCACAACGAGGCAAATGGCGAGGACGATCGCGACGGCCTCGACGAGAACTACAGCGACAACAACGGCGCCGAAGGGCCGACCGACGATCCGCACATCGACGCGATGCGGCTGCGCCAGATCAGGAACCTGCTCGCCACGCTCCTGCTGTCGCGCGGCGTGCCGATGCTGCTCGGCGGCGACGAGTTCCGTCGGAGCCAGGCGGGCAACAACAACGCCTATTGCCAGGACAATGCGATCTCCTGGTACGACTGGTCGCTGGCGGAGCGGAATGGCGAGCTCGTGCAGTTCGTTCGGCGGCTGATCGCGCTGCGCAAGGCGCATCCGGTCCTGCGCTCCGAATCCTTCTACACGGACGGGGAGATCAACTGGTTCGGACCAGCAGGGCAAGAGCCCGACTGGAACGGGGCCGACAACCGGCTCGGCTGTCTCGTGCGGGGCAGCGACGTCGCACTCTGCCTGCTCTTCAACGCCTCTCCTGTCCGATGCCGGTTCGTCGTGCCGGCGCCGCCAGGGCGAGGATGGGAGGTGGTGATCGACACGTCGAAGGAGCAAACCACCGCCGACACTTCGTTCGGCGCCGGGCACCGGATGAATGCTGCGGGCGAGATCTGGCTCGATGCGTGCACGACAGTCGTCGCTGTCAGCCGCTCCAAAGAAGCGTAG
- a CDS encoding APC family permease, translating to MKSDYQANSITLTGAVSMGTGVMIGAGIFALTGQIAELAGPWFPLSFVAGGIVTGFSAYTYVKMSNAFPSAGGIAMILQKAYGPGAVAAAASLLMALSMVINESLVARTFGTYVLRPFNLDAGSILVPVLGVGLIVFAYLVNRSGNRSVGLFSVVMAFLKIGGIAVFGIAALAASGFAFAPASGSPETIPIAGFMASIALSILAFKGFTTITNSGAEIVDPHRNVGRTIVFSIAICVVVYLLVAFAVGSSLSLDEIVAAKDYSLAEAAEPALGPYGFYFTIALAVVATASGLLASVFAVSRMLAMLTEMEMIPHSHFGMSGPIREHTLVYTVVIAGLLTVFFDLSRIASLGAFFYLVMDILIHWGVFRRLRQEIGASGWVLVTAIALDTLVLGVFGATKLQSDPLIVVIAVVAITAVFAYERIFLSRWTTGKPHADH from the coding sequence ATGAAATCCGATTACCAGGCGAACAGCATCACCCTCACCGGTGCCGTCTCGATGGGAACCGGCGTCATGATCGGCGCCGGCATCTTCGCGCTCACCGGGCAGATCGCGGAACTGGCGGGACCCTGGTTCCCGCTCTCCTTCGTCGCCGGCGGGATCGTCACCGGGTTCAGCGCCTATACCTATGTCAAGATGTCGAATGCTTTCCCGTCAGCCGGCGGGATCGCGATGATCCTGCAGAAGGCCTATGGGCCCGGCGCGGTCGCGGCGGCGGCATCGCTGCTGATGGCGCTCTCCATGGTGATCAACGAGAGCCTCGTCGCCCGCACCTTCGGCACCTATGTCCTCAGGCCATTCAATCTGGATGCCGGTAGTATCCTTGTACCAGTGCTCGGCGTCGGGCTGATCGTCTTCGCCTACCTGGTCAACAGATCGGGCAACCGCTCCGTCGGCCTGTTCTCGGTGGTCATGGCGTTCCTGAAGATCGGCGGCATCGCGGTCTTCGGCATCGCGGCGCTCGCGGCCAGCGGGTTTGCGTTCGCGCCGGCATCCGGTTCGCCGGAAACCATCCCGATCGCCGGCTTTATGGCGTCGATCGCGCTTTCGATCCTCGCGTTCAAAGGCTTCACCACGATCACCAACAGCGGCGCCGAGATCGTCGATCCGCACCGCAATGTAGGCCGCACGATCGTCTTCTCCATCGCGATCTGCGTGGTCGTCTACCTGCTCGTCGCGTTCGCGGTCGGCTCGAGTCTCTCGCTGGACGAGATCGTCGCCGCCAAGGACTATTCGCTGGCAGAGGCGGCGGAGCCGGCGCTCGGTCCTTACGGGTTCTACTTCACCATCGCGCTCGCGGTCGTCGCCACCGCCTCGGGTCTGCTCGCCAGCGTCTTCGCGGTCTCGCGCATGCTGGCGATGCTGACCGAGATGGAGATGATTCCGCACAGCCATTTCGGCATGTCCGGTCCGATCCGCGAGCACACGTTGGTCTACACGGTGGTGATCGCGGGGCTGCTGACGGTGTTCTTCGACCTCAGCCGCATCGCCTCGCTCGGCGCCTTCTTCTATCTGGTGATGGACATCCTGATCCACTGGGGCGTGTTCCGCCGGCTGCGCCAGGAGATCGGCGCGAGTGGCTGGGTGCTGGTCACGGCCATCGCCCTCGACACGCTGGTGCTCGGCGTCTTCGGCGCCACGAAACTGCAATCCGACCCGCTCATCGTGGTCATCGCTGTCGTGGCCATCACCGCGGTCTTCGCGTATGAGCGAATCTTCCTATCACGCTGGACTACCGGGAAGCCGCACGCCGATCACTGA
- a CDS encoding HAD-IC family P-type ATPase: MTDLIQQQSAAMNPAQPWHAVPVEEALQVLATGHDGLDGQEASRRLAGHGRNRLPVAKPRSALRRFLAQFDNLLIYVLLASAAITLALGHGTDAAVIAAVVLLNAAIGFVQEGRAERALSAIRGMLAPHASVMRGGHRLTVEAETLVPGDLVLLDPGDRVPADLRLLRTRNLRIEEAALTGESVPVDKSPAPVAAEAPLGDRNSVAFSGTLVAVGRGAGVVVATGADTEIGRVSALVGAVETLRTPLLRQMDGFARRLTVVILGLSAAVFAFAVLARGYATEDAFLVVVGLAVAAIPEGLPAVMTIALAIGVRRMAARNAIIRRLPAVETLGSVSIICTDKTGTLTRNEMTVAAAATSVDTFAVSGEGYGPIGAIRRDGEEVDPEIHPPLVELARAALLCNDAALRRTEGGWVVDGDPMEGALVAFAMKTEIDVETLRRELPRTDEIPFDAQHRFMATLHHDHDGAVFLCLKGAPERVLAMCDRQRGPAGDEPLDRAIWRERVEALAALGQRVLAVATKPMPRQMHTLAFADAEGGLTLLGLLGLIDPPREEAVTAVRDCQAAGIRVKMITGDHAATAAAIARQIGIVNSDFVATGAELDELDDAALRRTAHDTDVFARTTPEHKLRLVEALQADGAVLAMTGDGVNDAPALKRADVGVAMGRKGTEAAKEAAEMVLADDNFASIVAAVREGRTVFDNVKKVIAWTLPTNGGEALTIIGAILIGLTLPMTAVQILWINMVTALALGLTLAFEPTEPGTMRRPPRAAGEPLLSRFVVWRIVFVSILFVIGTFGMFFWAERRGLSLEEARTLVVNTIVVMEIFYLFSVRFQHGPSLTWSGVLGTPAVLIGVGVVVLLQLAFTYAPPLQALFDTRPVGPSDGLAVVGTGIALLAILEIEKLVRRICRRLRLRGQTA; the protein is encoded by the coding sequence ATGACCGACCTTATTCAGCAGCAATCGGCCGCCATGAATCCGGCTCAGCCCTGGCACGCCGTTCCCGTCGAGGAGGCTTTGCAGGTGCTTGCAACCGGCCACGACGGTCTGGACGGGCAAGAAGCCTCCCGGCGGCTTGCCGGGCACGGCCGCAACCGCCTGCCGGTAGCCAAGCCGCGCAGCGCGCTCCGCCGCTTCCTCGCCCAGTTCGACAACCTGCTGATCTACGTACTGCTTGCCTCCGCGGCGATCACCCTGGCGCTCGGCCACGGCACCGATGCGGCGGTGATCGCGGCCGTCGTGCTCCTCAATGCCGCGATCGGCTTCGTGCAGGAGGGTCGCGCCGAGCGGGCGCTCAGTGCCATCCGCGGCATGCTGGCGCCGCACGCCTCGGTAATGCGCGGCGGGCATCGCCTCACAGTCGAGGCGGAGACTCTGGTCCCGGGCGACCTCGTGCTGCTCGATCCCGGCGACCGGGTCCCGGCCGACCTCCGTCTTCTTCGGACACGCAATCTGCGGATCGAGGAGGCGGCGCTGACCGGTGAATCGGTTCCGGTCGACAAATCACCGGCGCCGGTCGCTGCCGAAGCGCCGCTCGGCGATCGCAATTCCGTCGCCTTCTCGGGCACGCTGGTCGCAGTGGGCCGGGGCGCCGGCGTGGTCGTCGCCACCGGCGCCGACACCGAGATCGGGCGCGTCAGCGCCCTGGTCGGTGCGGTCGAGACGCTCAGAACGCCGCTGCTGCGCCAAATGGACGGCTTCGCACGGCGCCTCACGGTCGTCATCCTCGGCCTGTCGGCGGCGGTCTTCGCGTTTGCCGTACTCGCCCGCGGCTACGCCACAGAGGACGCCTTCCTGGTTGTAGTCGGCTTGGCGGTGGCGGCGATCCCCGAGGGACTGCCGGCGGTGATGACGATCGCGCTCGCGATAGGGGTGCGGCGCATGGCGGCGCGTAACGCCATCATCCGGCGCCTGCCTGCTGTCGAGACTCTGGGCTCGGTCTCGATCATCTGCACCGACAAGACGGGTACGCTGACGCGAAACGAGATGACGGTGGCGGCGGCCGCGACATCCGTCGACACCTTCGCCGTGAGCGGCGAAGGCTACGGCCCGATCGGCGCCATCCGACGGGACGGGGAGGAGGTCGATCCGGAGATCCATCCGCCGCTCGTCGAGCTGGCGCGCGCGGCCCTGCTCTGCAACGACGCGGCCCTCCGGCGGACCGAGGGCGGATGGGTGGTGGACGGCGACCCGATGGAGGGCGCTCTGGTCGCTTTTGCGATGAAGACGGAGATCGACGTCGAGACACTGCGCCGCGAACTCCCGCGGACGGACGAGATTCCCTTCGACGCCCAGCATCGCTTCATGGCGACGCTGCACCACGATCATGATGGCGCGGTTTTCCTCTGCCTCAAGGGGGCGCCGGAGCGTGTGCTCGCGATGTGCGATCGCCAGCGTGGTCCCGCGGGCGACGAGCCCCTGGACCGGGCCATCTGGCGGGAGCGGGTGGAGGCGCTGGCAGCGCTCGGACAACGGGTGCTCGCCGTCGCCACCAAGCCGATGCCGCGGCAAATGCACACTCTCGCTTTCGCCGACGCCGAGGGCGGCCTGACGCTGTTGGGCCTGCTCGGTCTGATCGACCCACCGCGCGAAGAGGCCGTCACGGCGGTGCGCGACTGCCAGGCGGCGGGCATCCGGGTCAAGATGATCACCGGTGACCACGCCGCGACCGCCGCCGCCATCGCCCGGCAGATCGGGATCGTAAATTCCGACTTCGTCGCCACCGGCGCAGAACTCGACGAACTCGACGATGCAGCCCTGCGCCGCACGGCGCACGATACCGACGTCTTTGCCCGCACCACGCCGGAGCACAAGCTGCGCCTGGTCGAGGCGCTTCAGGCCGACGGTGCGGTGCTGGCGATGACCGGCGACGGGGTTAACGACGCCCCGGCGCTGAAGCGCGCCGATGTCGGCGTCGCGATGGGGCGAAAGGGTACGGAGGCCGCCAAGGAAGCGGCCGAGATGGTGCTTGCCGACGACAATTTCGCCTCCATCGTCGCCGCCGTGCGCGAAGGCCGGACCGTCTTCGACAACGTCAAGAAGGTGATTGCCTGGACGCTGCCGACCAACGGCGGCGAGGCGCTGACTATCATCGGCGCCATCCTGATCGGGCTGACGCTGCCGATGACTGCGGTGCAGATCCTGTGGATAAACATGGTCACCGCGCTGGCGCTCGGGCTCACCCTGGCGTTCGAGCCGACCGAGCCCGGTACCATGCGCCGGCCACCTCGCGCGGCCGGCGAGCCGCTGCTGTCGCGATTCGTGGTCTGGCGGATCGTCTTCGTGTCGATCTTGTTCGTGATCGGGACGTTCGGAATGTTTTTCTGGGCCGAACGTCGAGGACTGTCGCTGGAGGAAGCGCGCACGCTGGTGGTCAACACCATCGTGGTGATGGAGATTTTCTATCTGTTCAGCGTGCGCTTCCAGCATGGTCCCTCTCTCACTTGGTCCGGCGTCCTGGGCACTCCGGCGGTGCTGATCGGTGTCGGAGTCGTCGTGCTTCTCCAACTCGCTTTCACCTATGCGCCGCCTCTCCAGGCCCTGTTCGATACAAGGCCGGTGGGACCGTCGGACGGACTGGCGGTGGTGGGCACAGGAATCGCCCTGTTGGCCATTCTCGAAATCGAGAAGCTGGTTCGGCGAATCTGCAGGCGCCTACGCCTTCGTGGTCAGACCGCATGA
- a CDS encoding glucose 1-dehydrogenase, with amino-acid sequence MSRVRDKVAIVTGAALGLGEASARMLAREGAKVVVTDIKDEEGERVAQAIAEAGGEAMYLHHDVAVESAWEQVVQTALDRFGRLDVLVNNAGVGWGGPPEEETLERWRRLMSVNLDGVFLGTKHAILAMKRNKPGGSIINLSSIEGLVGDPNLGAYNASKGGVRLYTKSTALYCAKAGLSIRVNSIHPGYIWTPMVENYLAENGDVEEGRQTLNALHPIGHVGEPDDIAFGVLYLASDESKFVTGTELVIDGGYTAQ; translated from the coding sequence ATGAGCAGAGTGCGAGACAAGGTGGCGATCGTGACAGGAGCCGCGCTGGGGCTGGGCGAGGCCTCGGCGCGGATGCTGGCGCGGGAGGGCGCGAAGGTGGTCGTCACCGACATCAAGGATGAGGAAGGCGAGCGGGTGGCGCAGGCCATTGCCGAGGCCGGCGGCGAGGCGATGTACCTTCACCACGACGTCGCCGTGGAGAGCGCCTGGGAGCAGGTGGTGCAGACCGCCCTCGACCGGTTCGGGCGGCTCGACGTGCTCGTCAACAATGCCGGTGTCGGCTGGGGCGGGCCGCCGGAGGAGGAGACGCTGGAGCGCTGGCGCCGCCTGATGAGCGTCAATCTCGACGGCGTGTTCCTCGGCACCAAGCATGCGATCCTGGCGATGAAGCGGAACAAGCCGGGCGGCTCGATCATCAACCTGTCCTCGATCGAGGGGCTGGTCGGCGATCCCAATCTCGGGGCCTATAACGCCTCGAAGGGCGGCGTGCGGCTCTACACCAAGTCGACGGCGCTTTATTGCGCCAAAGCGGGGCTGAGCATCCGGGTCAACTCGATCCACCCCGGCTATATCTGGACGCCGATGGTCGAGAACTACCTTGCCGAGAACGGGGACGTCGAGGAGGGCCGGCAGACCCTGAACGCCCTGCACCCGATCGGTCATGTCGGCGAACCGGACGACATCGCCTTCGGCGTACTCTATCTCGCCTCGGACGAGTCGAAATTCGTCACTGGCACCGAACTGGTGATCGACGGCGGCTACACCGCCCAATAA
- the ppsA gene encoding phosphoenolpyruvate synthase, producing MTEQRTAWFDTLTVRDVPRVGGKNASLGEMVRTLKDKGVRVPDGFATTAAAFREYVAANGLEAELRARIEALKSGKASLHETGEAIRRLFLDAEFPEPIAEAIKEAYRELSRRGEQREVSVAVRSSATAEDLPQASFAGQQETFLNVRGERALLDACRRCYASLFTDRAISYRETQGFDHLEVALSIGVQRMVRSDLAGSGVMFSIDTETGFPGVAVISAAWGLGETVVQGAVDPDKYLVFKPLLGDGRHTPIIEKTLGAKETKMIYATGGSTRTATVATTQKERQAFVLAEAEILELGRWAAIIEDHYGRPMDMEWAKDGETGELYMVQARPETVQSSRQTGQFRTYRLKEKGMPILTGSAIGEAIAAGPVCAIRSAADIDRFRDGAILVTGMTDPDWVPIMKRAAGIITDHGGTTSHAAIVSRELGVPAIVGTGHGTELLRDGQEITLSCAEGDRGVVYDGILPFEATEVDLSDLPATRTAMLVNIASPAAAFRWWRLPARGVGLARMEFIINNLIKIHPMALVHPERVADPAVRREIRDLTRGWEDPKDYFVETLALGIAKLAAPYHPHPVIVRLSDFKTNEYAHLLGGAAFEPEEENPMLGWRGASRYYDERYRDGFALECRALKKVRETIGLTNVIVMVPFCRTPEEADRVLAVMAENGLSRGENGLEIYMMCEIPSNVFLAEEFAERFDGFSIGSNDLTQLVLGVDRDSGELAPLFDERNEAVKRAVREAIAKAHAAGIKIGICGQAPSNYPDFAAFLVEEGIDSISLNPDSFVATVRRVAEEEERLGAATAPRAGEAVR from the coding sequence ATGACCGAACAACGCACAGCCTGGTTCGACACCCTGACCGTACGCGATGTCCCGCGCGTCGGCGGCAAGAACGCGTCGCTTGGCGAAATGGTCCGTACGCTGAAGGACAAGGGCGTGCGGGTTCCCGACGGCTTCGCCACCACGGCCGCCGCCTTCCGTGAATACGTCGCGGCCAACGGCCTCGAGGCGGAGCTGCGCGCGCGCATCGAGGCGCTGAAGAGCGGCAAGGCTTCGCTGCACGAGACCGGCGAGGCGATCCGCAGGCTGTTCCTCGACGCCGAATTCCCGGAGCCGATCGCCGAGGCAATTAAGGAGGCCTATCGAGAGCTGTCGCGGCGCGGCGAGCAGCGCGAGGTCAGCGTCGCCGTGCGCTCCAGCGCCACCGCCGAGGATCTGCCGCAGGCGAGCTTCGCCGGTCAGCAGGAGACCTTCCTCAACGTGCGCGGCGAGCGCGCCCTGCTCGACGCCTGCCGGCGCTGCTACGCCTCGCTGTTCACCGACCGCGCCATCAGCTACCGCGAGACCCAGGGCTTCGACCATCTGGAAGTGGCGCTGTCGATCGGCGTCCAGCGGATGGTCCGCTCCGACCTTGCCGGATCGGGCGTCATGTTCTCGATCGACACCGAGACCGGTTTTCCCGGCGTCGCGGTGATCAGCGCCGCCTGGGGTCTCGGCGAGACCGTGGTCCAGGGCGCCGTCGACCCGGACAAGTACCTGGTGTTCAAGCCCCTGCTCGGCGACGGCCGCCATACGCCGATCATTGAGAAGACGCTGGGCGCCAAGGAGACCAAGATGATCTACGCGACCGGCGGCAGCACCCGCACCGCGACGGTCGCGACCACTCAGAAGGAGCGGCAGGCCTTCGTCCTCGCCGAGGCGGAGATCCTCGAGCTCGGCCGATGGGCGGCGATCATCGAGGACCACTACGGCCGCCCGATGGACATGGAATGGGCCAAGGACGGCGAGACGGGCGAGCTCTACATGGTCCAGGCGCGGCCGGAGACGGTGCAGTCCTCCCGGCAGACCGGCCAGTTCAGGACCTATCGGCTGAAAGAGAAGGGCATGCCGATCCTTACCGGCTCGGCGATCGGCGAGGCGATCGCCGCCGGTCCCGTCTGCGCCATCCGCAGCGCCGCCGACATCGACCGCTTCCGCGACGGCGCCATCCTTGTCACCGGGATGACCGATCCGGACTGGGTTCCGATCATGAAGAGGGCGGCCGGGATCATCACCGACCATGGCGGCACGACCAGCCACGCCGCCATCGTCAGCCGCGAGCTCGGCGTCCCCGCCATCGTCGGCACCGGCCACGGCACCGAGCTGCTGCGCGACGGCCAGGAAATCACGCTCTCCTGCGCCGAGGGAGACCGGGGCGTGGTCTATGACGGCATCCTGCCGTTCGAAGCGACCGAGGTAGACCTCTCCGACCTGCCAGCGACCCGCACGGCGATGCTGGTGAACATTGCCAGCCCCGCCGCCGCCTTCCGCTGGTGGCGCCTGCCGGCCAGGGGCGTCGGGCTGGCGCGGATGGAGTTCATCATCAACAACCTGATCAAGATCCATCCGATGGCGCTGGTCCATCCGGAGCGGGTGGCCGACCCGGCGGTGCGGCGCGAGATCCGCGACCTGACCCGCGGCTGGGAAGACCCGAAAGACTATTTCGTCGAGACGCTGGCGCTCGGCATCGCCAAGCTCGCCGCCCCCTATCATCCGCACCCGGTGATCGTGCGCTTGAGCGACTTCAAGACCAACGAATATGCCCATCTCCTCGGCGGCGCCGCCTTCGAACCCGAGGAGGAGAACCCGATGCTCGGCTGGCGCGGCGCCTCGCGCTATTACGACGAGCGTTACCGGGACGGCTTCGCCCTCGAATGCCGCGCACTCAAAAAGGTGCGCGAGACGATCGGGCTGACCAATGTCATCGTCATGGTGCCGTTCTGCCGGACGCCGGAGGAGGCGGACCGCGTGCTGGCAGTCATGGCCGAGAACGGGCTGTCGCGCGGCGAGAACGGCCTCGAAATCTACATGATGTGCGAGATTCCGTCGAACGTGTTCCTGGCGGAGGAGTTCGCGGAACGCTTCGACGGCTTCTCGATTGGCTCGAACGACCTGACCCAGCTCGTGCTCGGGGTGGACCGTGACTCGGGCGAGCTCGCGCCGCTGTTCGACGAGCGCAACGAGGCGGTCAAGCGCGCGGTGCGGGAGGCGATCGCCAAGGCGCACGCAGCCGGCATCAAGATCGGCATCTGCGGCCAGGCGCCGAGCAACTATCCCGACTTCGCCGCCTTCCTGGTCGAGGAGGGGATCGATTCAATCTCGCTTAATCCCGACAGCTTCGTCGCCACCGTGCGCCGCGTGGCAGAAGAGGAGGAACGGCTCGGCGCGGCGACGGCACCCCGCGCGGGCGAGGCTGTACGATGA
- a CDS encoding hydroxyacid dehydrogenase: MKVVVFETEEWEHQACLRLKPAHELSCTREPLDARTAATHADAEIVSTFVNSKLSADVLAQFPSLKLIATRSTGYDHIDLGWCAAHGVAVANVPDYGDSTVAEHAFALLLAVARSLVEAVERTRRGNFSQAGLRGFELRGKTLGVIGTGRIGRRAIEIARGFGMTVIAHDLYPDADAASRLGFCYADLDEVLAAADALTLHVPATPGSASLISDREFGLMKPGAILINTARGNVVDVPALVRALSDGRLRAAGLDVLPQEPLIREEAQIFREAWTEGHDLKALVANHVLLRFPNVIVTPHNAYNTESAVRRIIETTLENIEAFVRGEPRNLVTHG; this comes from the coding sequence ATGAAGGTTGTCGTCTTCGAGACCGAGGAATGGGAGCACCAGGCCTGCCTGCGGCTGAAGCCGGCGCACGAGCTGAGCTGCACGCGCGAGCCCCTCGATGCTCGCACGGCCGCAACTCACGCGGACGCCGAGATCGTCAGCACCTTCGTTAACTCGAAGCTCAGCGCCGACGTGCTGGCGCAGTTCCCTTCGCTCAAGCTGATCGCGACCCGCTCGACCGGTTACGACCATATCGACCTCGGCTGGTGTGCCGCGCACGGTGTGGCGGTGGCGAATGTGCCCGACTACGGCGATTCAACCGTGGCGGAGCATGCCTTTGCGCTGCTCCTCGCCGTGGCGCGGAGCCTGGTCGAGGCGGTCGAGCGGACCCGCCGCGGCAACTTCTCGCAGGCCGGGCTGCGCGGCTTCGAGTTGCGCGGGAAGACGCTCGGCGTGATCGGCACGGGGCGGATCGGGCGGCGCGCGATCGAGATCGCCCGCGGCTTCGGCATGACGGTCATCGCTCACGATCTCTACCCAGACGCTGACGCGGCGAGCCGTCTCGGCTTCTGCTATGCCGACCTCGACGAGGTGCTGGCTGCGGCGGACGCGCTGACGCTCCACGTGCCGGCGACGCCGGGCTCCGCGAGCCTGATCTCCGACCGCGAGTTCGGCCTGATGAAGCCGGGCGCGATCCTGATCAACACGGCGCGCGGCAATGTCGTCGACGTGCCGGCGTTGGTCCGGGCGCTTTCCGACGGGAGGCTGCGGGCCGCCGGGCTCGACGTCCTGCCGCAGGAGCCGCTGATCCGCGAGGAGGCGCAGATCTTCCGTGAGGCGTGGACCGAAGGCCACGACCTGAAGGCGCTCGTCGCCAACCACGTGCTGCTGCGCTTCCCGAACGTGATCGTCACGCCGCACAACGCCTACAACACGGAAAGCGCGGTGCGACGCATCATCGAGACCACGCTGGAGAACATCGAGGCCTTCGTCCGTGGCGAGCCGCGCAATTTGGTCACCCATGGCTGA